A stretch of Aureispira sp. CCB-E DNA encodes these proteins:
- a CDS encoding SDR family NAD(P)-dependent oxidoreductase has translation MKEDVTVKTYPKNSTRTSSFHGVERNEIGLKYLPKPDYLEFTLPDTHVALITNDGSELTQQVILALEKEGNKVVVLNLHQVKNPSQHNSVTLSSNTDEAIKAAIETIQQQYGAIGTFIHLHPHFEFQNGNFTQHFAVERDLVKAIFLIAKHIQPSLNELGKTNRASFLSITRLDGQSGLGKRGNTSIIGGGLNGLVKCLNLEWSQVYCRAVDIQPELNTKTITEHIISELHDPNTSVVEAAVNENGRAMLNAEKVTVQEHQKIETTVNEDSVFLVSGGARGVTANCVIEMAKAFQAKFILLGRSNFDFEIPEYAQNESDDGTLKRLIMTDMKNKGLKPNLAEVKKIFNNIIAKKEIDATIQAIQENGGKAVYIKGDVTDVTTVKPQLLAITKRWGAITGVIHGAGRLADKYIQDKTEQDFLNVLTVKLDGLLTLLQCVNIHKLDHLILFSSVAGFYGNVGQTDYAIANEILSKAAHLFRTNHPNTQVSAINWGAWDAGMVSDALKKKFEEMGVVLVNSQGGPAMMVNEMNVQYANQPQVIIGGTLPAGISYTDGSLETHRIRRNMTLAENPFLMHHVIQGNAVLPVVNAVGWMTNTCEQVFPDFRVHLVKDAKLFKGIVFDGTEPTDYIIELKEIQKDTDTIVLETTILSQAANAKLPTYHYKAQVTLVAKKNKLEAPKFQPSLSNTYTPTDGAVLYENGALFHDQYFQGIEQIIDWTEQQIILKCKAPQVPAKDQGQFPVIGVNTFFADIQYQGMVIWVQRYNNNAKSLPLSTESATVYKTVPFGKELFVHIEIVESNEFKMVANCTTYDDEGNVYLFTKNAAVTVSKELEW, from the coding sequence GTGAAAGAAGATGTGACTGTAAAAACTTACCCAAAGAATAGTACAAGAACATCTTCCTTTCATGGTGTAGAACGCAACGAAATTGGTTTGAAGTACTTGCCCAAACCTGATTATTTGGAATTTACTTTGCCCGATACGCACGTTGCACTAATCACTAATGATGGTTCAGAACTAACACAACAAGTTATCCTCGCTTTAGAAAAAGAAGGTAATAAAGTAGTTGTTCTGAACCTTCATCAAGTGAAAAATCCTTCTCAACACAATAGTGTTACCCTTTCTTCAAACACTGATGAAGCCATTAAAGCTGCGATTGAAACTATACAACAGCAATATGGTGCTATAGGTACCTTCATTCATCTACACCCTCATTTTGAATTTCAAAATGGCAACTTTACACAGCATTTCGCAGTTGAAAGAGACCTCGTAAAAGCCATTTTCCTTATTGCAAAGCACATTCAACCTTCTCTTAATGAATTAGGGAAAACAAATCGCGCTAGTTTCTTGAGCATTACTCGTCTGGATGGGCAGTCTGGTCTAGGCAAACGTGGCAATACTTCTATTATTGGAGGTGGGTTAAATGGCTTGGTCAAATGTCTAAATCTCGAATGGTCTCAAGTGTATTGTAGAGCTGTTGATATTCAACCAGAATTAAATACAAAAACAATTACAGAACATATTATTAGCGAATTGCACGATCCTAATACTTCTGTTGTAGAAGCAGCAGTGAATGAAAATGGTAGAGCAATGCTTAACGCTGAAAAAGTAACGGTACAAGAACATCAAAAAATCGAAACAACTGTTAATGAAGATTCTGTCTTTCTAGTGAGTGGCGGTGCTCGTGGTGTTACGGCGAATTGTGTCATTGAAATGGCTAAAGCATTTCAAGCCAAATTTATTTTATTAGGGCGTTCTAACTTTGATTTTGAAATACCAGAATATGCTCAAAATGAATCGGATGATGGCACATTGAAGCGCTTGATTATGACCGATATGAAAAATAAAGGTTTGAAACCTAACTTGGCAGAGGTTAAAAAAATCTTTAACAATATTATTGCTAAAAAAGAAATTGATGCTACGATCCAAGCCATCCAAGAAAATGGTGGCAAAGCAGTTTACATAAAAGGTGATGTAACAGATGTTACGACTGTAAAACCTCAATTATTAGCCATCACCAAACGTTGGGGAGCTATTACAGGTGTTATTCACGGTGCAGGACGTTTAGCTGATAAGTACATTCAAGATAAAACGGAACAAGATTTCTTAAATGTTTTGACTGTAAAATTGGATGGTTTGTTGACCTTATTACAATGCGTTAATATTCACAAGCTAGACCACCTTATTTTATTCTCTTCTGTAGCTGGTTTTTATGGTAATGTGGGGCAAACTGACTACGCTATTGCCAATGAAATTTTGAGCAAAGCCGCACATTTATTTAGAACCAATCATCCCAATACACAAGTTTCAGCGATTAACTGGGGCGCTTGGGATGCTGGTATGGTTAGCGATGCCTTGAAGAAAAAATTTGAAGAAATGGGTGTTGTTCTAGTCAATAGCCAAGGCGGTCCTGCTATGATGGTAAATGAGATGAATGTTCAATATGCTAATCAACCTCAAGTTATTATCGGTGGCACTTTGCCTGCTGGCATTTCTTATACCGATGGTTCTTTGGAGACACACCGCATCCGTAGAAACATGACTTTAGCGGAGAATCCTTTTTTGATGCATCATGTTATTCAAGGAAATGCCGTTTTGCCTGTTGTTAATGCTGTTGGTTGGATGACCAATACTTGTGAACAAGTATTCCCTGATTTTAGAGTCCACCTTGTAAAAGATGCAAAGCTATTCAAAGGGATTGTTTTTGATGGTACAGAACCTACTGACTACATTATTGAACTAAAAGAGATTCAAAAAGATACCGATACAATTGTATTAGAAACGACCATCTTGAGTCAAGCTGCAAATGCAAAATTACCAACCTACCATTATAAAGCACAGGTTACTCTAGTTGCCAAGAAAAACAAACTAGAAGCTCCTAAATTTCAGCCTTCGTTAAGTAACACCTATACTCCTACTGATGGAGCTGTTTTATACGAAAATGGAGCGTTGTTTCACGATCAATATTTCCAAGGAATTGAGCAAATTATAGATTGGACAGAACAACAAATTATTCTAAAATGTAAAGCACCTCAAGTTCCCGCAAAGGATCAAGGACAATTTCCAGTAATTGGAGTCAATACCTTCTTTGCAGACATCCAATATCAAGGGATGGTTATTTGGGTACAACGTTATAATAACAATGCTAAATCGTTGCCTCTATCCACCGAATCAGCAACTGTTTATAAAACAGTTCCATTTGGGAAAGAACTTTTTGTGCACATAGAGATTGTTGAAAGCAACGAATTCAAAATGGTAGCCAATTGTACTACTTATGACGATGAAGGAAACGTTTACTTGTTTACAAAAAATGCAGCTGTAACTGTTTCTAAGGAATTGGAATGGTAA